A stretch of the Rosa rugosa chromosome 5, drRosRugo1.1, whole genome shotgun sequence genome encodes the following:
- the LOC133712061 gene encoding uncharacterized protein LOC133712061, producing MGDRERERDRERDRERIRDRDRDRDRRRDRDDRDRDRDRDRVRSKRSRTPDRSRARHTRSRTRSPDLYHSRSLSRSRTPEDRSHRRRHHHRSPSPESRKRARREPTVEEEKDRQKVVSEFVEGIAKEQQKQSGGGGEGGADEDEVEMMKKLGIPVGFDSTKGKPVPGADVSGVRAVTKRQPRQYMNRRGGFNRPLPAERNR from the coding sequence ATGGGAGACCGAGAAAGAGAGCGAGACAGAGAACGAGACCGGGAGAGAATCCGAGACCGGGACCGAGACAGAGACAGACGCCGTGACAGAGACGACCGTGATCGTGACCGCGACCGCGACCGTGTCCGGAGCAAGAGGTCACGTACGCCGGACCGCAGCAGAGCACGCCACACGCGCTCCCGCACGCGCTCGCCGGACTTGTACCACTCACGCTCCCTCTCCCGTTCCCGCACTCCAGAAGACCGCTCccaccgccgccgccaccaccaccgcaGCCCCTCCCCGGAGTCGCGGAAGCGTGCGCGGCGCGAGCCGAcggtggaggaggagaaggaccGGCAGAAGGTGGTGTCGGAATTCGTGGAGGGGATTGCGAAGGAGCAGCAGAAGCAGAGCGGCGGTGGTGGAGAGGGCGGTGCGGACGAGGACGAGGTTGAGATGATGAAGAAGTTGGGGATTCCGGTAGGGTTTGATTCCACGAAAGGGAAGCCGGTGCCGGGGGCCGATGTGAGTGGTGTTAGGGCCGTCACGAAGCGCCAGCCTAGACAGTACATGAACCGCCGCGGCGGATTTAACCGGCCGTTGCCTGCAGAGCGCAATCGCTAG
- the LOC133711668 gene encoding pentatricopeptide repeat-containing protein At5g08510-like, with amino-acid sequence MEKKGPKPNAVTFVGVLTACNHKTLVNEAWRVLGRMSKVYSIAPEIEHYGCMVDLLARAGRVNEAEILIRSMAMEPDGAIWGSLLNGCLIHGHFELAGKVGKLLIQLEPQHSGRYVLLANMYAKMENWEDVLRLRKMMKDREVVSISAWSFIEIDGVVHKFLANDKSHSHSRSIYQTLSQEVSDCKGTRQVDILYYCVSLSHKLLQGTENYIKLHQIVDETVKKLQAEVSGLPVNMRRVIFWHCKAQNMNYPAHQLA; translated from the exons ATGGAAAAGAAGGGACCTAAACCAAATGCTGTGACATTTGTTGGAGTTCTCACTGCATGTAATCACAAAACTCTGGTAAATGAAGCATGGCGAGTATTGGGACGTATGAGTAAAGTTTATAGCATTGCTCCAGAGATTGAGCACTATGGGTGCATGGTTGATCTCTTGGCCCGTGCTGGGCGAGTGAATGAGGCAGAGATATTGATAAGAAGTATGGCAATGGAACCAGACGGAGCTATATGGGGGTCTTTACTTAACGGGTGTCTGATACATGGCCATTTTGAGTTAGCCGGTAAGGTTGGGAAGCTTCTCATTCAATTAGAGCCTCAACATAGTGGAAGGTATGTTCTTTTAGCAAACATGTACGCCAAAATGGAAAACTGGGAAGATGTGTTGAGGCTAAGGAAAATGATGAAGGATAGAGAGGTAGTTTCAATTTCTGCTTGGAGTTTCATTGAGATTGATGGTGTTGTGCATAAATTCTTAGCCAATGATAAGTCTCATTCTCATTCAAGAAGTATATACCAAACATTAAGTCAA GAAGTTAGTGATTGCAAAGGAACCAGACAAGTGGACATCCTGTACTATTGTGTGTCCTTGAGTCATAAGCTTCTCCAAGGGACTGAGAATTATATAAAGCTTCATCAGATTGTGGATGAAACTGTCAAGAAGCTTCAAGCTGAAGTATCTGGCTTACCTGTTAATATGCGCAGGGTTATATTTTGGCACTGTAAGGCTCAAAATATGAATTATCCTGCACACCAACTTGCATAG
- the LOC133711667 gene encoding pentatricopeptide repeat-containing protein At1g08070, chloroplastic-like — MGFLKNSHPEKGLSVFTKMRRIGADPNARTFTVLVKACVGVPLLDQIYGQIMKFGHGCDVYVTSSVISVYCKLRAVEFARRVFDESLDRNVVCWTSLVSGYCGNGLVDDARDLFDKMPERNDVSYSAMVSGYVQNACFNRAIDLFRDFKRRRANVRLKESLLVSVLNACASVGAFEEGKWIQMYLDDHGFEYGLELGTAGIDFYAKCGFIKDAKEIFDKMPRKDVTTWSAMIMGYAINGEKYRA, encoded by the coding sequence ATGGGTTTCTTGAAAAACTCACACCCTGAAAAGGGTCTCTCTGTTTTTACCAAAATGAGAAGGATTGGCGCTGACCCAAATGCTCGAACTTTCACAGTTTTGGTTAAAGCTTGTGTTGGGGTGCCTTTGCTTGATCAGATATATGGTCAGATAATGAAGTTTGGACATGGGTGTGATGTTTATGTTACTAGCTCAGTTATTAGTGTGTACTGTAAATTGAGAGCTGTGGAATTTGCTCGTAGAGTGTTTGATGAAAGTTTGGATAGGAATGTGGTGTGTTGGACTAGTCTTGTCAGTGGGTATTGTGGCAATGGGTTGGTTGACGATGCCCGTGACTTGTTCGATAAAATGCCTGAGAGAAATGATGTGTCTTACAGTGCAATGGTTTCGGGTTATGTTCAGAATGCTTGTTTCAACAGAGCTATTGATTTGTTTCGTGATTTCAAGCGTCGTCGTGCGAATGTGAGGTTGAAAGAGTCTCTTTTGGTTAGTGTTCTTAATGCCTGTGCTTCTGTGGGTGCATTCGAGGAAGGGAAGTGGATTCAGATGTATTTGGATGACCATGGTTTTGAGTATGGACTTGAGCTCGGTACGGCAGGAATAGATTTTTATGCAAAATGTGGATTCATTAAAGATGCTAAAGAGATATTTGATAAGATGCCGCGTAAAGATGTAACTACTTGGAGTGCTATGATCATGGGATATGCTATTAATGGTGAAAAATACAGGGCTTGA
- the LOC133710576 gene encoding ribulose bisphosphate carboxylase small subunit, chloroplastic 3-like: MRSMIKYLSGNCAHCLLIPLLTDCASPLQTHRLKMSAAIFNSPVAASGYVGLATNPSKIFPAKDSIGWTKKTVSNGSRTCCTKTWNPINNKKFETLSYLPPLSDDSIAKEIDYMLKKGWIPCLEFDEVGYVHRENSRMPGYYDGRYWTLWKLPMFGCTDPSLVLNEIQECKKTYPSAYIRCLAFDNQNQGQCMAFIIQKPTVAATTSA, from the exons ATGAGATCAATGATCAAATACCTTTCAGGAAATTGCGCCCACTGTCTTCTAATACCACTCTTAACAGACTGTGCATCACCCTTACAAACACACAGACTG AAGATGTCTGCTGCTATCTTCAATTCTCCGGTTGCTGCATCTGGTTATGTTGGCTTAGCAACCAACCCTTCAAAAATTTTCCCAGCTAAAGACTCTATCGGATGGACCAAGAAAACCGTCTCCAATGGTTCAAGAACTTGCTGCACGAAG ACGTGGAACCCGATCAACAACAAGAAGTTTGAGACTCTGTCTTACCTCCCACCACTCTCTGATGATTCAATTGCAAAGGAGATTGACTACATGCTCAAGAAGGGATGGATCCCTTGCCTTGAATTTGATGAG GTGGGTTATGTTCATAGGGAGAATAGCAGGATGCCAGGGTACTATGATGGAAGATACTGGACATTGTGGAAGCTACCCATGTTTGGTTGTACCGACCCTTCTCTGGTGCTCAATGAAATCCAAGAGTGCAAAAAAACGTACCCAAGTGCTTATATACGCTGTTTAGCATTTGACAACCAGAACCAGGGTCAGTGCATGGCCTTTATCATTCAGAAGCCAACTGTCGCGGCCACCACCAGTGCTTGA